The proteins below are encoded in one region of Chelmon rostratus isolate fCheRos1 chromosome 21, fCheRos1.pri, whole genome shotgun sequence:
- the pth3r gene encoding parathyroid hormone 3 receptor: protein MLSAQGTAALALFHSVLIVTALIDSDDVITRDEQIYVLIGAHAKCERNIQAQMALVKEGDCFPEWDGIICWPQSRAGQLVSVLCPEYIYDFNHRGRAYRQCDASGNWEQVPSINRTWANYTECTTYLTSNHRSQEEKVFERLHLMYTVGYSISLASLLVAVSILCYFKRLHCTRNYIHIHLFTSFICRAVSIFVKDAVLYTISEDSNAEPEFTAQKPHMAGCKVAVTFFLYFLATNHYWILVEGLYLHSLIFMAFLSDKNYLWALTIIGWGVPAVFVSVWVSARASLADTQCWDISAGNLKWIYQVPILAAIVVNFLLFVNIIRVLASKLWETNTGKLDPRQQYRKLLKSTLVLMPLFGVHYMVFMALPYTEVTGLLWQVQMHYEMFFNSSQGFFVAFIYCFCNGEVQAEVKKAWLRRNLTLDLKQKARITSSGGGGSCYYGGMMSHTTTHSVSLSAANPRALSFAGGVVGSGGPAGGGSGVRPPRHGSLHPQTSLPGYVPCDTQTSSPQQELAVWKAGGTECGVFARHARASRGINDSRSQGAFPQTSGEDPDSYLSLKELETIL, encoded by the exons AGGAACATCCAGGCACAGATGGCCCTGGTTAAAG AAGGTGACTGTTTCCCGGAATGGGATGGGATCATCTGCTGGCCCCAGAGCAGAGCAGGTCAGCTGGTTTCAGTGCTGTGTCCAGAGTACATCTACGACTTCAACCACAGAG GACGAGCCTACCGCCAGTGTGATGCGTCAGGGAACTGGGAGCAGGTGCCCAGTATCAACCGCACGTGGGCTAACTACACCGAGTGCACCACGTATTTGACCTCCAACCACAGGAGCCAAGAGGAg aAGGTGTTCGAGAGGCTCCATCTCATGTACACTGTTGGCTACTCCATCTCTCTGGCGTCACTGCTGGTGGCAGTCTCCATCCTCTGCTATTTCAA GCGTCTCCACTGCACACGCAACTACATCCACATTcacctcttcacctccttcaTATGTCGAGCAGTCAGCATTTTTGTGAAGGACGCTGTCCTCTACACCATATCTGAAGACAGCAATGCTGAGCCTGAGTTCACTGCACAGAAGCCCCATATG GCCGGCTGCAAAGTTGCCGTGACGTTCTTCCTTTATTTCCTGGCCACCAATCACTACTGGATCCTGGTGGAGGGCTTGTACCTACATAGCCTCATCTTCATGGCCTTCCTCTCCGACAAGAACTACCTGTGGGCCCTCACTATCATTGGCTGGG gtgttccagctgtgtttgtgtccgtTTGGGTCAGTGCACGAGCCTCAttggcagacacaca ATGTTGGGACATCAGTGCAGGAAACCTAAAGTGGATCTATCAAGTTCCCATTCTGGCAGCCATTGTT GTAAATTTCTTGCTTTTCGTGAACATAATACGTGTACTGGCCTCTAAACTGTGGGAAACAAACACTGGCAAATTGGACCCTCGGCAGCAATACCG AAAGCTACTCAAGTCCACATTGGTCCTCATGCCCTTGTTTGGAGTCCATTACATGGTGTTCATGGCTCTTCCCTACACCGAGGTCACCGGGCTGCTGTGGCAAGTGCAAATGCATTATGAGATGTTCTTCAATTCATCCCAG GGCTTTTTTGTGGCATTTATCTACTGTTTCTGCAATGGGGAG GTGCAGGCGGAGGTAAAGAAGGCGTGGTTAAGACGCAACCTCACGCTGGACCTCAAACAGAAAGCCAGGATAACCAGCAGCGGCGGCGGAGGCAGCTGTTACTATGGCGGCATGATGTCACACACCACCACCCACAGTGTCAGCTTGTCTGCTGCCAATCCCAGAGCTCTCTCCTTCGCTGGAGGTGTGGTGGGCTCAGGTGGACCTGCTGGTGGAGGGTCAGGGGTCAGGCCGCCACGCCACGGCTCTCTCCACCCACAGACCAGCCTGCCCGGATACGTGCCCTGTGATACTCAGACCTCCAGCCCCCAACAGGAGCTAGCTGTGTGGAAGGCAGGGGGGACGGAGTGTGGAGTTTTCGCCCGGCATGCCAGAGCCAGCAGAGGAATTAATGACTCCAGAAGTCAGGGAGCGTTTCCACAAACCTCTGGAGAAGATCCAGACAGCTACTTATCTCTGAAAGAGCTGGAGACCATCTTGTGA
- the rundc3ab gene encoding RUN domain-containing protein 3A isoform X1 has translation MESGCLQAAMAMGDVSKKASTRNVAVERKNLITVCRFSVKTLLEKYTAEPIDDSSEEFINFAAILEHILSHRFKGSGSWFDGQRSYWDYIRLACAKVPNSCISSIESMENISTSRAKGRAWIRVALMEKRLSEYIATALRDGRTTRRFYAEGAIVLREEATVLTGMLIGLGAIDFNFCLKGEALDGKSSAVIDYTPYLKFTQSYDYMSDDDDRQSVDSSTSDDSVPEHPYIPLVTDEESLSTKCRKMEQRFKIVNAQKGYLEELVRLRESQLKNTETENKRLKTRLEELQSHSLQEKKELEAIVLELQEQLTSLIPCDSSHLAKNLSIPLVNQWPTLQPYNSQDDVKLFRRRSFPSTELLSVEISLDSDSHRMEGKQNGGAWCTEKDYTPSMMGLCGSLASLPSCKSLASLKSSECLVNISTENSPALSPS, from the exons ATGGAGTCCGGCTGTTTGCAGGCAGCGATGGCCATGGGAGATGTCTCGAAGAAAGCGTCGACCCGGAACGTGGCGGTGGAGCGCAAAAACCTCATCACTGTCTGCAG GTTTTCAGTAAAGACATTGTTGGAGAAATACACGGCCGAGCCCATTGATGACTCATCTGAGGAGTTCATCAATTTCGCAGCCATCCTTGAACACATCCTCAGCCACCGCTTCAAAG GCTCCGGCAGCTGGTTTGATGGTCAGAGGAGCTACTGGGACTACATCCGCCTGGCCTGCGCCAAAGTCCCaaacagctgcatcagcagCATCGAGAGCATGGAAAACATCAGCACCTCACGAGCCAAG GGGCGAGCCTGGATAAGAGTAGCCCTGATGGAGAAGAGGCTGTCTGAATACATCGCCACCGCTCTGAGGGACGGCAGAACGACCAG GAGGTTCTATGCAGAAGGAGCCATCGTGTTAAGAGAGGAAGCCACAGTCCTAACGGGGATGCTCATAGGTCTTGGAGCCATAGATTTTAA TTTTTGTCTGAAAGGGGAGGCCTTGGATGGGAAATCTTCTGCTGTGATTGACTACACACCATACTTGAAATTCACACAAAG CTATGATTACATGAGTGATGATGACGATCGACAGAGTGTTGACAGCAGCACGAGTGACGACAGCGTCCCTGAACACCCCTACATCCCCCTTGTCACCGACGAGGAGAGCTTGAGCACAAAGTGTCGCAAGATGGAGCAGAGGTTCAAGATCGTCAATGCTCAGAAG GGTTACCTGGAGGAGCTTGTGCGCCTGCGTGAGTCCCAGCTGAAGAACACGGAAACAGAGAACAAGAGGCTAAAGACCcgactggaggagctgcagagccacagcctgcaggagaagaaggagcTGGAGGCCATAGTCCTGGAGCTTCAGGAGCAACT GACAAGCTTGATTCCATGTGACTCCAGCCACCTGGCCAAAAACCTTTCAATCCCATTGGTCAACCAGTGGCCGACGCTCCAGCCATACAACAGCCAAGACGACGTCAAGCTGTTCCGCAG GAGAAGTTTCcccagcacagagctgctgtcagtggagATCAGCCTGGATTCAGACTCCCACAGGATGGAGGGGAAACAGAATGGAGGTGCCTGGTGCACAG AAAAGGACTACACCCCCTCCATGATGGGCCTGTGTGGGTCCTTGGCCTCCCTCCCGAGCTGCAAGTCTCTGGCTAGCCTCAAGTCCAGTGAGTGCCTGGTCAATATCAGCACAGAGAACAGCCCTGCCCTCTCTCCCAGCTAG
- the rundc3ab gene encoding RUN domain-containing protein 3A isoform X2, with product MESGCLQAAMAMGDVSKKASTRNVAVERKNLITVCRFSVKTLLEKYTAEPIDDSSEEFINFAAILEHILSHRFKAAPAGSGSWFDGQRSYWDYIRLACAKVPNSCISSIESMENISTSRAKGRAWIRVALMEKRLSEYIATALRDGRTTRRFYAEGAIVLREEATVLTGMLIGLGAIDFNFCLKGEALDGKSSAVIDYTPYLKFTQSYDYMSDDDDRQSVDSSTSDDSVPEHPYIPLVTDEESLSTKCRKMEQRFKIVNAQKGYLEELVRLRESQLKNTETENKRLKTRLEELQSHSLQEKKELEAIVLELQEQLTSLIPCDSSHLAKNLSIPLVNQWPTLQPYNSQDDVKLFRRRSFPSTELLSVEISLDSDSHRMEGKQNGGAWCTEKDYTPSMMGLCGSLASLPSCKSLASLKSSECLVNISTENSPALSPS from the exons ATGGAGTCCGGCTGTTTGCAGGCAGCGATGGCCATGGGAGATGTCTCGAAGAAAGCGTCGACCCGGAACGTGGCGGTGGAGCGCAAAAACCTCATCACTGTCTGCAG GTTTTCAGTAAAGACATTGTTGGAGAAATACACGGCCGAGCCCATTGATGACTCATCTGAGGAGTTCATCAATTTCGCAGCCATCCTTGAACACATCCTCAGCCACCGCTTCAAAG CTGCACCCGCTG GCTCCGGCAGCTGGTTTGATGGTCAGAGGAGCTACTGGGACTACATCCGCCTGGCCTGCGCCAAAGTCCCaaacagctgcatcagcagCATCGAGAGCATGGAAAACATCAGCACCTCACGAGCCAAG GGGCGAGCCTGGATAAGAGTAGCCCTGATGGAGAAGAGGCTGTCTGAATACATCGCCACCGCTCTGAGGGACGGCAGAACGACCAG GAGGTTCTATGCAGAAGGAGCCATCGTGTTAAGAGAGGAAGCCACAGTCCTAACGGGGATGCTCATAGGTCTTGGAGCCATAGATTTTAA TTTTTGTCTGAAAGGGGAGGCCTTGGATGGGAAATCTTCTGCTGTGATTGACTACACACCATACTTGAAATTCACACAAAG CTATGATTACATGAGTGATGATGACGATCGACAGAGTGTTGACAGCAGCACGAGTGACGACAGCGTCCCTGAACACCCCTACATCCCCCTTGTCACCGACGAGGAGAGCTTGAGCACAAAGTGTCGCAAGATGGAGCAGAGGTTCAAGATCGTCAATGCTCAGAAG GGTTACCTGGAGGAGCTTGTGCGCCTGCGTGAGTCCCAGCTGAAGAACACGGAAACAGAGAACAAGAGGCTAAAGACCcgactggaggagctgcagagccacagcctgcaggagaagaaggagcTGGAGGCCATAGTCCTGGAGCTTCAGGAGCAACT GACAAGCTTGATTCCATGTGACTCCAGCCACCTGGCCAAAAACCTTTCAATCCCATTGGTCAACCAGTGGCCGACGCTCCAGCCATACAACAGCCAAGACGACGTCAAGCTGTTCCGCAG GAGAAGTTTCcccagcacagagctgctgtcagtggagATCAGCCTGGATTCAGACTCCCACAGGATGGAGGGGAAACAGAATGGAGGTGCCTGGTGCACAG AAAAGGACTACACCCCCTCCATGATGGGCCTGTGTGGGTCCTTGGCCTCCCTCCCGAGCTGCAAGTCTCTGGCTAGCCTCAAGTCCAGTGAGTGCCTGGTCAATATCAGCACAGAGAACAGCCCTGCCCTCTCTCCCAGCTAG